In Euwallacea similis isolate ESF13 chromosome 19, ESF131.1, whole genome shotgun sequence, the genomic stretch CCATAGCCGAAAGGGAAGGTTTGCAAATGTAGCCTTCAGGCATGGTAAATTCGGTTTCTTGAATGGGTGGCTCAAATATCATATTATCACTTATTTTTCTAAGAGTCATTGACAGTTCTTCTGTATAAAGATTATTGCCTGAGACAGCCTAGAAGTAATATATAACATACTTAGATGTAAAGTGTTGTTAAGCCCCTTGACATTACTATAAAAAGGCTTGACTTcattaattaacttaaaacagcaaaaaattGTGGATTAATTTACAGTTATATAGCATGActgtaaataagtaaatatcaattttacgAGTTAAAAAAGAACTAATACGACAGCAAATAACCTGAATCAACCTGACCAAATAATAACACTTACCAAATCTGAAgcgaaaaataaatgaacactgtataaataataatcaaaaagtTGATTCATACAACTAATAATTTGAAAGGAAATGGATTTCAGTAGACGAGACATTTGAAGGTATTTTCCCACTTGTCTCAACACTGAAAGAGTAGTGTTTGTTAATATTGGACAGTTTTCTTGATGTCGTCTCTTGTTTTCGTTGTTTTTATTAGGATTTCTtctgaaataaagaagtaaataTGAAACAAGTGGCATTGAATTCCACATGCGCTATGTAAAATAACATTTCATGATGAGTTTCATATATGATGATTTACACCCATTTTATCACctaatttcattataaaaacTGCCATTTTAATTGTCAACATTAATCAAAGTATATTGCACCCATAAAAATTCTTTCCAAACTTACTCTTCATCCACAAATTCTCTTTTGAGCTCCTCCGCCTCCTCGTCCTCCTCACTGTCCTCGGAAAAATATCCAGAGCCCTTATTGTCGTTGACAGCTAAAATATCTTCTTCAATAATGGTCTCATCCAAACTGCCGTCGAATGGAGTTCCATGATTGGCATATCTCACAAAATAAGTGCCtgcatatttttcttttaaacaatACGAAGATTTGACCTGATTATTTACTACCTGTTACGCTACTGCCGTCTTGAGAGTGACATGACGAGCATTCAGTTGAGTTAGTTGAATATACAGGAGTTGTAGGACTCATTTGCGGagtatttttgtaattttttaaagctgaTCTTACAGATTTAAATTCCTTAAAGTTATTGAGACAATAAACACGAATTGACAatatagtaaatttaataaaattgaatgttaATAGCAATGATTTGAATACTTTAAATTCTCTTACATATTCTTTAACTCTTACCTGTAACTGCAATATGCTAAACGCGGGCTTTACAGGGCAAATCTCCCACATCTCATTCtccatgaatatttttaattcttccaaCCTTTGAGcgtgataatttttaaagtagcACACACTTTGCTTTCTAATTGATTCTTGTAAGTCTTCAGATTTGCTTCCGCAGAACTCTTCTCCCACTTGAATTAATCTGATACATGAGgattaacaaaaataactgCGCGTTTTCATTCGGCTACCGCGATTAACATACCTATGAACTACTTTTAGTACTTGAACAAACTGATCAAATTTATAAGCTGCTAAATGGGCGTTTAGCAATAAACTAGACACTTTCCTTTGCACGTCGTCCCATATCTTAACAACATTGTGTTCCAATTTTTGCTTGCCCATACTTGACTCTAAGTCTACAatgtttacttaattttaagatatttttttcttaatggcAGTTACCTAAATCTCCCTCATCTTGACTTTCTTCTATATTATTATACCATATGGCTAGTTGATGGTAGCTAAGaactattttgaataataCTTTACACAATTGGACTAGACATGAAATGAAGCAATCCTGAGGCACTGactgaaatgaaaatgtttggTTTATGCATTTTGTGACTTTTCACAAatacattaattaatatgtatGGGGTATAGAATAAACTTTTGACTTACCTGACACAAGGTTTTGTACGGATTTTTTCCGCCATTCACCCCAGATTCCAAAACATCTGTAGAAGCAACAAATGAATTGACAATATTGAAAGAGGAATTATATATGGCCGTAATATAGTGCACATGAATATTATCAATCATTGCCACTTGTGATTTTTCCAGCAAATCATAGGCCAGCTGCAACTTTCTATATCTTTCACTGTCAAAGTGGTAACACAtctaaaatatcaacattACTTATGTGGCTGACTGAGAGTATAACTAACTATCACTTCTGCTAAAATTCTGTCAAACTTTGTATCAGTGTTTTCTAAAGTTTCCTGCAACTTATAAGTTAATGCCGCAACACAGCTAAAATGCCTGTATTTGATTGCAGTCTTTTGACATCTTTTTAGCTCAGATATTGCCCCCACATAGTCTTCATCCTTCAGC encodes the following:
- the Vps50 gene encoding syndetin, with protein sequence MDEFKQKLMGLLNKQPPKIPSMGFDDSNYHFPQMPTLSINSKTAQDSDRPADQDILESIEAAYFSTSDDFDICRFELMKLPEILDCHQIQQDFKNLKQQHSVVSKKVLQMILEHQSSCNDEFKNIQVILEHLTETLNQCRESRRQLAVCDKQCSSSLGILANYRKRKLSQRLLSNLNMIKNLHSFDKRCQQLLKDEDYVGAISELKRCQKTAIKYRHFSCVAALTYKLQETLENTDTKFDRILAEMCYHFDSERYRKLQLAYDLLEKSQVAMIDNIHVHYITAIYNSSFNIVNSFVASTDVLESGVNGGKNPYKTLCQSVPQDCFISCLVQLCKVLFKIVLSYHQLAIWYNNIEESQDEGDLDLESSMGKQKLEHNVVKIWDDVQRKVSSLLLNAHLAAYKFDQFVQVLKVVHRLIQVGEEFCGSKSEDLQESIRKQSVCYFKNYHAQRLEELKIFMENEMWEICPVKPAFSILQLQEFKSVRSALKNYKNTPQMSPTTPVYSTNSTECSSCHSQDGSSVTGTYFVRYANHGTPFDGSLDETIIEEDILAVNDNKGSGYFSEDSEEDEEAEELKREFVDEERNPNKNNENKRRHQENCPILTNTTLSVLRQVGKYLQMSRLLKSISFQIISCMNQLFDYYLYSVHLFFASDLAVSGNNLYTEELSMTLRKISDNMIFEPPIQETEFTMPEGYICKPSLSAMVELKSPEKLHGLAERVVAVESLIFLSKQYEFLQDYLEHLIPQTNRIMLQQFFSQNVVSVMHLRKPVYMSVVAQAFDLRQILTSMSKINWEVKEVMSQHNSYIDLILREVQIFRLRLDEVAHKVPISTEVYKVLWESIAHIVTHTLVQGFSDAKKCSNAGRALMQLDFTQFLMKFEKISSLKPVPHKEYVENYVKAFYLPEMELEKWIKDHKEYSSKHLFGLVCCACQSNKKIRQRLLQIIEETEKGLFGR